The Streptomyces sp. NBC_00483 genome contains the following window.
CGAGGCGGGGGCGGCCCGCGTGGAGTTGGGCCCAGGCCGTCAGGGACGGCGCGGCGTCGGGGCAGTCGGCGAGGGCGCGGAGGGCGGCCTCGGGGTGGCCGGTGCGCAGGGCGAGTTCGGCGCGGGCGGTGCCGACCTCGTAGCGCGCCTGGCGGTCGCCCAGGTGGTCGGCGGCGGGGGCGGCGCGGTCCAGGAGCTCCGCGGCCGCCGACGTGTCTCCGGTACGGAGCCGGACCAGCGCCAGCGTCGCGAGCGCGTACGGCAGGCACCAGGCGCCGTCGCCCTCCGCGAGCGCCACGGATGCCTCGGCGAGTGCGGTGGCCTCGTCGAACTCCTCCAGCAGGAGATGGAGTTCGGCGAGGTTGAGGCGCTCGAAGGAGGCCGCCGTCGGGTTTCCCGAGCGGTCGGCGAGGTCGAGGGCGCGTTCGCCGCTCGCCACCGCCTCACGCAGCCGGCCGTGGCGGCGCGCGTTCTCCCGCAGGGTGGAGAGGACCGTGCCGAGCAGCGTCGGGTCGCCGTACGCCTCGGCCGGGGCGAGCGCGAGGTCGCCGGCCTCGCGGGCCTCGGTGAGCCGGCCCGAGAGGCCCAGGTTGGTGGCCTGGAGGGCGTAGGAGCGGGCGAGCAGGCCCTGGCCGTGCGGGCCGGGGACCTGTCGCGCGGCGTCCAGGGCCCGGCGGGCGGCGGCGTAACCGTCGTCGTAACTGCCCCGGACGCCGTGCAGCATGGCGTGGGACAGGTGGTGCACGGCGAGGGGTTCGGGGGCGGCTTCCGGGGCGGCCGGGTGGGCGCGGAGCGCGTCGGCGGCGGCGTCGAGGGCGCCGGTGCGCACGAGGGACTCGGCGAGCCGGGCCGCCGTGAGCACCGCGTCGTCGTGTGCGCCGCGCCGGACGAACTCGGTCAGGGCCTCGCGCAGTGACGCGGCGGCCTCTTCGAAGTGGCCCATTCTGGCCAGGACCTGGCTGTGGGCCAGGCGGGCGCGGGCCGCGTCGACGTCGAGGCGGGCGACGAGGTCGCGGTAGTAGCGGTCGGCGGTGTCGTTGGCGTAGAGGGCGGCGGCGCGTTCGGCGGCGCGGCGCAGGTACTCGGCGGCGCGCGGGTCGTCGGCGCGGGCGAAGTGCGAGGCGAGTGCGTCGACGGCGTCGGGGCGGCGGGCGAGGACGGCCCGCGCGAACGCGCCGTGCAGCTGCCTGCGGCGGACCGCGGTCAGCCGCTCGTAGCAGGTGAGGCGGACCAGCGGGTGCCGGAAGGCGAGCCCCGGTTCGGGCCGCCCGGCCACCACGACCTGGCGCTCCTCCACCAGCGAGGCCGCGATGGCCCGTTCGACCCCGTCGGCGGCCGCGGCCCCGGTCACCGGCGGATGCAGGCCGCGCTCGGCGACGTCGAGGAGTTCGGAAAGGGCCGCCTCTCCCCCGGCCACGGACAGCGCCTCGACCAGGCGCCGCGCGTCGGGGTCGAGGCGCACGAGCCGGTCCGCCACCAGCTCCCGCACACCCTGGGGCGCTCCGGCGCCGGCCGGTCCCTCGGCCGGGCCACGGGCGAGTTCGAGGGCGAACAGCGGGTTGCCGAGGGAGAGTTCCCACACCCGCTGTTCCTGCCCGGGACGTGGCGCCGCGTCCCGCGCCACCGCGAGGCACGCCTCCCGGTCGAGCAGCCCCAACTCCTCGCGTACAGCGAGCCGTTGACGTACCAGGAAGCTCAGGATGGCGCGCCGTGCGTCGTCGTCGGGAAGTTCCTCCTCGCGGTACGTCACCAGGAAGCGCAGCCGGATCCCGCGGTCCGCGGCGCGGCGGGCGAGGTGGCTCATGAGCTGGTACGAGCCGGTGTCGGCGGCGTGCAGGTCGTCGAGGACGGCGAGCACCGGACGGGCGGCGGCCAGGTCACCGAGAAGCGCGGCGCTCGCCCGGAACAACCGGTCGCGTTCCTCCTCGGGGCTGCGTTCGCCGGATGTGCGGATCTGGCCCAAGGACGGGAGGAACACGGCCAGTTCGGGATACTCGGCGCCGACCCGGGCCCGCTCCGCCGCGTCGTGCTCGGCCAGCCACCCGTCGAGCGCCTCCGCGAACGCCCCGTACGGCGTGTGCCCCTCCGCGTCCTGACCGCCACCCCACAGCACGGCCGTGCCGGAGGCCGCGGCCCGCCGCGCCACCTCGCCCACCAGGCGCGTCTTGCCGACGCCCGCCTCGCCGGTGAGCAGCGTGACCGGCGGCCCCTCGGCGGCGAGCAGCCGGTCGAGCACCGCGTCGCGGCCGTGCAGCGGGGTGGCGGGTGCGGCTCGCAGCGGCGACGGCAACGTTGTCGTGATCGGCACCGGGGCGGGCGCCGCCGCGAGGGCCGCCCGGTGCAGCTGCTCCGTTTCGGGACCGGGGCGGACGCCCAGTTCGGCGTCGAGCGCCTCGCGGCACGCGTGGTACTGGTGCAGCGCGCGCCGCCGCAGGCCCTGGCGCAGGGAGGCGTCGATGAGGACGCGGTGGGCCAGCTCCTCGGCGGGGCTGGTGGCGAGGACCTGCTGGGCCACGGCCGCCGCGTCCGTTGCCGAGCCCGCCGCGAGGTGCGCCTCGGCGAGGCCGAGCAGCAGCCGTTCCCGCAGCAGCGCGAGCCGCCCGCGGCGCTCATCGGCCCAGTCCACGTACCGGTCCTCGGGGAGCAGTTCGCCGGTGAACAGGGCGAGGGCGGCGGCCAGTTCGGCCACCGCTGCCCCCTCCTCGACCACCGCCTCGGTGAGCGCCGCCTCCGCCGCCGTCTCCGCCGCGTCGGCGTCGATCCATACGGTCGCCGGGTCGAGGAGGAGCATGCCGCCGTCGGACAGGAGGTACGACGACGCGGCGCGCGGGGCGAGTTCGGGTTCCAGCGCGTGGCGCGCGGCGTGCAGGGCGACGCGCAGGCTGCCCGCGGCGGCGGACGGGTCGGCGTCGGGCCAGCAGCTGTCCATGGCCTGCTCGCGGTGGAGGCGGTGGCCGGGCACGACGGCGAGCAGCTTCACCAGGGCGCGGGCGCCGGGGCGCGGCCAGCGTTCGGCGAGCGGGGGTCCGGTGTCACGGGTCGCGCTGAACCCACCGAGAAGGCGCAGACGCAGCAGTGGAGCGGCGGGTTCCGTCCCGTTCGTCTGACGTGTGCTCATGAAGGCGACACTGTAACCGAGCACGCCATGAACCCCCTGGGCGAGGCCCAGGGGGTCCGGATCGGTCAGGTCATCCGTCGGTCACGTGCGCGCGGGCTCAGGAGAGCTTGTACGTGGTGACCTGGTGGATGCCGTTGTCGAACACCTGGTAGCCGCCGCCGAGGTCCTCGGCCAGCCGGTCCAGGCCGTAGTCGTCGCCCTGGAGCGAGAGCACCTCGTCGGTGCCGTCGCCGTCGAGGTCGGCGGCCAGGAAGTTGCGGGTGCCGATGGCGTCGGCGTCGCCGAGGGCCTGCTGGAAGGAGTTGCCGTTCTCGAAGAAGTCCGCGTCCCCGGCGTAGGCGGAGACGGAGCCCTCGCTGCCCGCGATCAGCAGCTTGCGGCCACCGGGTCCGGTGGCGAACGCGCCGTTGTAGGACTGCCCGATCACCGAGGCCAGGGCGTCGTCGGTGCCCTCACCGGAGAACCTCCGGAAGGACGAGGTGCCCGCCTGGTACAGCTTGCCGTCGTCGGTGAAGAAGCCGCCGTGCGTCCACAGCCCGCCCATGGTCGTGGAGTGCACCACCTTGCCGGTGCGGCCGTCGCGGATCTCCATGTACGTGTGCGGGGCGCTGGAGTCGGTGGAGCCGACGCCCGCCTGCGACTGGATGTCCCAGGTGTAGACGACCGCGTGGCCGTCCGCGTACGGGATCTCCGGGGAGGCGAAGGTGCCCTTGTACGTGAGCGCGGCGTGGATGACCCCGTCGGTCGACACGTCGGGGACCGGCGGCGCGACGCTCCACTTCGCCTTGCCGTTCTTGGCGTTGAGCGCGACCGCGTTGGCCCCCGGGTCGGCCAGGTTGATCGAGCCGGCCTTGGAGTACGAGGTGTAGACCTTGCCGTCCTCGACCGACGGGTCGGAGAACACCACGTCGCCGAGGTCCTTGGGCGCCGCGTACGACCAGATCTTGTGGCCGTCGCCGTAGTAGGCGTTCAGGGTGTTCGTCGGGACGACGATGTCCTTCTCGCCGTCGCCGTCGAGGTCGGCGAGCTTGACCGAGTGGACGAACTGGCCGCCGCCGTCGATGGTGGCGAGCGTCTTGCCGTTCTTGGCGTTGAGGACGACCACGGCGGAGTCGGCGGCGACGACGATCTCGTCCTTGCCGTCGCCGTTGACGTCGCCCTTCTGCATGTCGTGCACCGCGCCGGGGACCGTGGCCCGCCACAGCTTCTCCGGCTTGCCGTTCATCAGCGAGGGACCGGAGTAGGCCCACACGCCGTTCGACGAACCGGCCATCACCACATCGGACTTGCCGTCCTTGTCGACGTCGGTGCTCTGCGCGAAGGAGATGTCCGCCTGGAGCGGGGTGATCGCCTGCTGCTTGCCGTTGGTGAGCTTGAACGTGCGGATGTTCTGGCTCTGGTCGATGACGCGGACGTGGGTGCCCGCGGCGTCGGTGAAGACGTCCTGGTACATCGGCGCGCCGGTCAGGCCCTTGTTCTGCCAGACGACGGCGCCCTTGCCCGAGTACACGGTCGTCGCGGCGAAGCGGCCGCCGCCCACGTTCTGCGACTCGAGGATCTTGCGGTCGTCGTCGCCCGCGGCGATGAGCTTGCCGTCGGCGACCTGGAGGCGCCAGGTGTTCGGCCCGTTCGAGTTGTTGTCGGCGTCGCGCTTGGTCGTCTGCGACCACAGCAGCTTGCCGGGGTCGGCGCCATTCAGCACGCGCACCGTGTTGGCGTTCACCTGGAGGTAGTTGTCCAGGGAGGACTCGGCGACCGCGTACTCGTCGCCCGCCTTGGCCGTGAGGTCACCGACCGCCAGGGCGGTGGGCAGCACGTTGACCCGGGTCTCCAGCGTCGAACGGTGGCCGTTCTTCAGGTCGTACGCGGCGATCTCGTACTTCACCGCGTCGTTGACGTCGGACTGCTCGACGACGACGAGGCGCCCCCGGCCGGCGTCGACGCGGATCTGGCGGCTGTAGAGCATGCTGTCGGTCTGCCAGGCGACCGAGCCGTCCGCCACGTTCATGACGAGGGTGCGGCCCCGGCCCTCGACGGAGTCGGTCTTGGCCCGGTCCCAGGAGACGACGATCTTGCCCTTGCCGAGGTCCTGGATGTCGCCCCAGACGGAGTCCCCGGTCTCACCGGTGTCGTACGTCCACGTCGACGACGGGGTCAGCTTGCCGTCCGCCGACGAGAAGCGGATGCCGGTCAGCTTCGTCGTGTCGGTGGCCGGCGAGTTCATGTTCAGGCTGGGCACGTCGGCGACGAGCAGCGTGTCGTCGACGACCTTGACCATGGTGGCGTAGTCGTACAGCTTCGACCAGGCCGTCTTGCCGGTCCTGCCGTCGAGGACCGTCACGAACGTGCCGTTGGGCAGCGACGAGCCGGGCGAGGTGAACGGGCGGTAGGACATGATGCCGACGCTCGCCGAGAAGACGATGTCGTCGACGCCGTCGCCGGTCAGGTCGCCCGTCGAGTAGCCGGAGTCGGAGGAGGGCGTGAACGGCGTGACCGCGTTGTAGCCCATCATGATCCGGATCGGGAACGGCTCGGGCTGGTACACGCGCAGCGGCTTGACCTGCCAGTCCTCGTAGTACGAGGTGTTGGTGCGCTCCCACTTGGACTCGCCGTCGGCGGAGTGCAGCTGTACGTTGCCGCGGCTGTGGACGGTGAAGTAGTCGCCCTTCTTGCCGGTCGGCACGGTGGCGCCCATGCCGAGGGCGCCCTCCATCGTGGACTTGCCGGTGAAGGTGACCTTGTCGGAGGCGGCCTTGGTGGTCTTGGCGGCCGGCTTCTTCGCCGTGTCGGCCTTCTCGTCGGCGTCGCCGTACGGGTCGAGGTTGACGTTGGCCTCGAGCTTCTTGGCCTGGGCGTCGGTCAGCTTCATGACGCCGCCGTCACCGCTGTCGGCGGCCAGGGCCGCCGGGGCCGCGCTCAGGCAGAGCCCGGCGGCGACGAGGGCGGAGGCGAGCCTGAGGCCGCGCCGCGTGTGGGTGGGTCTCATGATCAGGCTCCCTGGGTGAAGCGGATGGCCGAACCGCCGGTGACGACCGACTGGTTGAAGGAGTACTCAAGAGCGTCGGTGCCGGCCTGGTTCTGGATGCCGACGGTGGCGCCCGCGCCCTTGTCGGGGACCGACTGGTACTGCAAGGTCACGGAGCCGGTGGCCTCGTCGAAGACGACCTCGAAGGTGGCGCGGTCCGAAGTGCCGTTCCCGTAGGCGGCCTTGTTCCAGACGATCGCGAACTTGCGGCTGCCCTTGGTACCGGTGGTCGCCGTCTGCACGGACGACTTCTTGTCGAGGACGAGGTCGTCCCAGAGCGGCGCGATGAACCCGTTGGGGTTGTACTCGGTGGGCAGCGCGGTGTTCGCGTAGTCACCGACGCGCGGCGCCAGGAAGTTGACCATGCCGTCGGTGGTGACCGACGTGGTCGAGTACGGGACGCCGTAGTGCTTGACCGAGAATGGCAGCGAGATCGTCGTCGCGTCCTCGTCACCGGTCAGGGCGACCTTCTTGGAGCCGGCGATCCAGGAGTACGCGACCGGCTTGCAGCTGTTGCCGGTGGCGTCGGTGCGGGCCGGGACCTGGACGTTCTTCGTGAGGTCGGCGGTGGCGACGGTGAACTCGCCGTTGTAGACGCCGTTGCACACGAGCGGCGCCGTGGGCTTCACGGTCAGCGTGAACGCGCCCTCGGCGACCTTCGGCAGCGTGTACGTGCCCTTGGCGTCGGTGGTGACCGACGGCACCGGGGAGCCGATGACCTCGACGGTCGCGCCGGGCAGGGCCTTGCCGGAGACGTCGAGGACGGTGCCGGTGACCTTGTGCGTGGCGACCGGGGCCATCGCGACGTCCTGGGTCAGCGTCTGGCCGGTGGTGAGCTCGACACCGCCGATCTTGGTCTCGGCGTGGCCGTAGCCGCTGAGCGAGAAGTCGTAGGTGCCGGGAACCAGCGTGATGCGGTAGCCGCCGTCGGCGTCGGTGGTCGTGGTGCGGGTGCCGGTGGTGCCGGTGACCTTGACGACGATGCCCTGGAGCGCGGCCCCGGTGGCCTTGTCGGTGGCCCTGCCGGTGACGATGGCCGCGGTGTGCGGGGCCTTGTCGATCGTGGCGAGGGCGTCGAGCTTGCCCTCGCCCCACACGTTGTTCATGCCGGCGGTGCCGCCGCAGTGGGTGTCGTCGACGTCACGCGCACCCTCGTTGAGGAGCGCACGGGTCTCGTCGATCTTGCCGACCAGCGAGGGGACGGCCGCCCACAGCAGCGCGACGGAGCCCGCGACGTGCGGGGTCGCCATCGACGTGCCCTGGATGGTGTTGTACGCCGAACCCGGCCACGTGGAGCGGATATTGACGCCCGGCGCCGTGATGTTCGGCTTGGCCGAGCCGTCCAGCGGCGAAGGGCCGAAGCTGGAGAAGTTGGCGATCTTGCCGGCCGAGTCGTAGGCGCCGACACCGTAGGACGATTCCTGCGAGCCCGGCGGGTGGGTCGTCGAACAGGTCTTGCCGTTGCCCTCGTTGCCGGCCGCGAAGGCCGCGAAGATGCCCGCGGAGTCCCAGGCGTCGAGGATGTCCTGGTAGAAGGGGGCGGTCCCGTACGGGTCGCCCCACGAGTTGTTGACGATGTTCGGGGCGAGGTCCGGGCGCGGGTTCTGACCGTTGTGGTCGGTCGGCGCGAGGATCCACTGACCCGCGGCGAGCAGGTTGGTGTTCGAGCACTCGTCGCTCTCGCAGCCCTTGGCGGCGATCCACTTCGCGT
Protein-coding sequences here:
- a CDS encoding ATP-binding protein yields the protein MSTRQTNGTEPAAPLLRLRLLGGFSATRDTGPPLAERWPRPGARALVKLLAVVPGHRLHREQAMDSCWPDADPSAAAGSLRVALHAARHALEPELAPRAASSYLLSDGGMLLLDPATVWIDADAAETAAEAALTEAVVEEGAAVAELAAALALFTGELLPEDRYVDWADERRGRLALLRERLLLGLAEAHLAAGSATDAAAVAQQVLATSPAEELAHRVLIDASLRQGLRRRALHQYHACREALDAELGVRPGPETEQLHRAALAAAPAPVPITTTLPSPLRAAPATPLHGRDAVLDRLLAAEGPPVTLLTGEAGVGKTRLVGEVARRAAASGTAVLWGGGQDAEGHTPYGAFAEALDGWLAEHDAAERARVGAEYPELAVFLPSLGQIRTSGERSPEEERDRLFRASAALLGDLAAARPVLAVLDDLHAADTGSYQLMSHLARRAADRGIRLRFLVTYREEELPDDDARRAILSFLVRQRLAVREELGLLDREACLAVARDAAPRPGQEQRVWELSLGNPLFALELARGPAEGPAGAGAPQGVRELVADRLVRLDPDARRLVEALSVAGGEAALSELLDVAERGLHPPVTGAAAADGVERAIAASLVEERQVVVAGRPEPGLAFRHPLVRLTCYERLTAVRRRQLHGAFARAVLARRPDAVDALASHFARADDPRAAEYLRRAAERAAALYANDTADRYYRDLVARLDVDAARARLAHSQVLARMGHFEEAAASLREALTEFVRRGAHDDAVLTAARLAESLVRTGALDAAADALRAHPAAPEAAPEPLAVHHLSHAMLHGVRGSYDDGYAAARRALDAARQVPGPHGQGLLARSYALQATNLGLSGRLTEAREAGDLALAPAEAYGDPTLLGTVLSTLRENARRHGRLREAVASGERALDLADRSGNPTAASFERLNLAELHLLLEEFDEATALAEASVALAEGDGAWCLPYALATLALVRLRTGDTSAAAELLDRAAPAADHLGDRQARYEVGTARAELALRTGHPEAALRALADCPDAAPSLTAWAQLHAGRPRLALELATAEATRAAQTGERLAEVEAHLAHAAALSHLFAPTESAQALTHATHLAQALPYPAGLRRAQEVHTLLTASALPAGPGNASPGGPSPSAGPGKSSPAPGRDSRGPGQSPEA
- a CDS encoding FG-GAP repeat domain-containing protein; this translates as MRPTHTRRGLRLASALVAAGLCLSAAPAALAADSGDGGVMKLTDAQAKKLEANVNLDPYGDADEKADTAKKPAAKTTKAASDKVTFTGKSTMEGALGMGATVPTGKKGDYFTVHSRGNVQLHSADGESKWERTNTSYYEDWQVKPLRVYQPEPFPIRIMMGYNAVTPFTPSSDSGYSTGDLTGDGVDDIVFSASVGIMSYRPFTSPGSSLPNGTFVTVLDGRTGKTAWSKLYDYATMVKVVDDTLLVADVPSLNMNSPATDTTKLTGIRFSSADGKLTPSSTWTYDTGETGDSVWGDIQDLGKGKIVVSWDRAKTDSVEGRGRTLVMNVADGSVAWQTDSMLYSRQIRVDAGRGRLVVVEQSDVNDAVKYEIAAYDLKNGHRSTLETRVNVLPTALAVGDLTAKAGDEYAVAESSLDNYLQVNANTVRVLNGADPGKLLWSQTTKRDADNNSNGPNTWRLQVADGKLIAAGDDDRKILESQNVGGGRFAATTVYSGKGAVVWQNKGLTGAPMYQDVFTDAAGTHVRVIDQSQNIRTFKLTNGKQQAITPLQADISFAQSTDVDKDGKSDVVMAGSSNGVWAYSGPSLMNGKPEKLWRATVPGAVHDMQKGDVNGDGKDEIVVAADSAVVVLNAKNGKTLATIDGGGQFVHSVKLADLDGDGEKDIVVPTNTLNAYYGDGHKIWSYAAPKDLGDVVFSDPSVEDGKVYTSYSKAGSINLADPGANAVALNAKNGKAKWSVAPPVPDVSTDGVIHAALTYKGTFASPEIPYADGHAVVYTWDIQSQAGVGSTDSSAPHTYMEIRDGRTGKVVHSTTMGGLWTHGGFFTDDGKLYQAGTSSFRRFSGEGTDDALASVIGQSYNGAFATGPGGRKLLIAGSEGSVSAYAGDADFFENGNSFQQALGDADAIGTRNFLAADLDGDGTDEVLSLQGDDYGLDRLAEDLGGGYQVFDNGIHQVTTYKLS
- a CDS encoding S8 family serine peptidase — its product is MHLPRPSRRRRAVWAAASLTATAALFSSPLPAVADTTAPAHSGKVDSALEKAVAKGDDATFFVVLKDQADLSGAKKQRTHAAKAKAAYKELRAHAKDSQRSLNSFLDKEKVGHTDYWIANTVRVTGDQDLVAELAKRSDVKQIVKERKFKLDDMETSDKKVTKTRTASGTEASADSAETPEWGISDIKADQVWDEYKDRGEGIVVASVDSGVQYDHPDLVDSYRGNNGDGSFTNDYNFYDPSGTCPSDGTPCDNAGHGTHTMGTMVGKNGIGAAPNAKWIAAKGCESDECSNTNLLAAGQWILAPTDHNGQNPRPDLAPNIVNNSWGDPYGTAPFYQDILDAWDSAGIFAAFAAGNEGNGKTCSTTHPPGSQESSYGVGAYDSAGKIANFSSFGPSPLDGSAKPNITAPGVNIRSTWPGSAYNTIQGTSMATPHVAGSVALLWAAVPSLVGKIDETRALLNEGARDVDDTHCGGTAGMNNVWGEGKLDALATIDKAPHTAAIVTGRATDKATGAALQGIVVKVTGTTGTRTTTTDADGGYRITLVPGTYDFSLSGYGHAETKIGGVELTTGQTLTQDVAMAPVATHKVTGTVLDVSGKALPGATVEVIGSPVPSVTTDAKGTYTLPKVAEGAFTLTVKPTAPLVCNGVYNGEFTVATADLTKNVQVPARTDATGNSCKPVAYSWIAGSKKVALTGDEDATTISLPFSVKHYGVPYSTTSVTTDGMVNFLAPRVGDYANTALPTEYNPNGFIAPLWDDLVLDKKSSVQTATTGTKGSRKFAIVWNKAAYGNGTSDRATFEVVFDEATGSVTLQYQSVPDKGAGATVGIQNQAGTDALEYSFNQSVVTGGSAIRFTQGA